Proteins found in one Cataglyphis hispanica isolate Lineage 1 chromosome 15, ULB_Chis1_1.0, whole genome shotgun sequence genomic segment:
- the LOC126855222 gene encoding uncharacterized protein LOC126855222 isoform X2 has translation MISDLRKRLDDATFRRNNKGESRDFSAHRSLYQQHTMVEKYDNAPLMHLQEDETILHKTEFHRNEHKNKKPQYDVQLPTVFAERLHKRITKDEKEDAKSQRNSLKLDVEANLKGISEENIVESDKENGSQSNINNNDNESNTVIRHSLSDSENPCRKNSGKRMNEEDGTCGNKRLKIDDDESKIVTDEIDYDCTVRYELKDNLAQYEMKDNFAKFEDRLNAVHPLKEGKILLDERRAVSEHQDMAKQSRDYINGWKREEKSNSRIASNRVLDEPSGYKKSGYIYNLSRSYSRNRSDYDSSSGHRLRERSNRTYRNNRKYDDYKYDNQYRTKRDYRLKRNYESMENESKTIHRNREHGDVAWDKSKHSSSDVEDKERNSSYKNKRYENRRIKETAANILHNKGLHESDKAAADINFRASSGCTLNNTVNHRVKKITEQDKTKNESNIKFINSTEVSSTSTCVEMKDSNNLEEGEIVDSPEKKIDSAKISKDHKMIENDVKIVLIENKHKDVPVIASIIDDKSIPFHNGVITAKQLDNVMDISSKGVETLHLVQTTLKDSREVAELNFSGENDAVIDEVRNRNNDKRIYKSQCNEDLMVSTTCIEMIEQVCESQYNEDLTDLTTYTINQMCDSNVDNDGKSRAEEESKIFVTETAIKIEKMIDSNTKSAPEVRIDVPKIENVINKDKVSNCNIESSITIAKTNNSDNGTCKIDDKLKSSATEIAEKVETMLNYDIENRDVSQISIGNETSRWTSSKSNIEMSSHLCLNDHNYVQNPPLVNASGLNTIRESSVSSQYCETMLEAATLKETKAKEKMDISLTVDVKKTMSSIVKNKKNQQSKGVVILRRRRAVMLSDSNASMTVLINAKTSSNINSNNVNCNNESALKPRACKASRACK, from the exons ATGATAAGCGATCTTAGAAAGCG ATTGGACGATGCAACTTTTAGAAGAAATAACAAAGGTGAATCTCGGGATTTTTCTGCTCATAGATCATTGTATCAACAGCATACAATGGTCGAAAAATATGACAATGCTCCTTTAATGCATTTGCAAGAGGATGAGACTATATTGCATAAAACTGAATTTCATCGCAacgaacataaaaataaaaagccaCAATATGATGTTCAACTGCCCACAGTATTTGCAGAGAGATTACATAAAAGAATTACAAAAGATGAGAAAGAAGACGCAAAGTCACAAAGAAACTCATTGAAGCTTGATGTAGAAGCTAATTTAAAAGGGATTTCCGAAGAAAATATTGTGGAAAGTGATAAGGAGAATGGATCtcaatctaatataaataataacgacaATGAATCTAATACTGTCATACGACACTCTCTCTCTGATTCAg AAAATCCATGCAGAAAGAATTCGGGAAAGAGGATGAATGAAGAAGACGGTACGTGTGGGAATAAGCGTTTAAAGATCGACGATGACGAAAGCAAGATCGTGACCGATGAAATTGATTACGATTGTACTGTGCGGTATGAATTGAAAGACAACCTTGCGCAATATGagatgaaagataattttgcaaagttCGAGGATCGACTAAATGCCGTCCATCCTCTTAAAGAGGGAAAAATTTTACTCGACGAACGTAGAGCCGTTTCAGAGCATCAAGATATGGCGAAACAGAGTcgagattatataaatggtTGGAAAAGGGAAGAGAAGAGTAATTCTCGTATTGCTTCGAATCGCGTCCTGGATGAGCCTAGTGGTTACAAGAAGAGTggctacatatataatttgtcgaGAAGTTATTCTAGAAACAGGAGTGATTATGATAGTTCGAGCGGCCACCGTTTACGAGAAAGATCAAATAGgacatatagaaataataggaAATATGATGATTATAAATACGATAATCAATATAGAACAAAAAGAGACTATAGATTAAAGAGGAACTACGAAAGCATGGAAAATGAAAGTAAAACAATACATAGGAATAGAGAACATGGTGATGTGGCGTGGGATAAATCCAAACACTCGTCGAGCGATGTTGAAGACAAGGAAAGAAATAGTTCGTACAAGAATAAGAGGTACGAGAATCGCAGAATAAAAGAGACAGCAgcaaatattttgcacaaCAAAGGTTTGCATGAAAGTGATAAAGCTGCGGCGGATATAAATTTCCGGGCGTCTTCTGGTTgcactttaaataatacagtGAATCACAGAGTGAAAAAAATCACGGAACAGGATAAGACAAAGaatgaatcaaatattaaatttataaattcgacAGAAGTAAGTAGTACATCGACATGTGTCGAGATGAAGGACTCGAATAATCTGGAGGAAGGCGAAATTGTAGATAGTCCtgagaagaaaattgattctGCGAAAATCTCCAAAGAtcataaaatgattgaaaatgatgtaaaaattgttCTAATTGAGAATAAACACAAAGACGTCCCTGTGATTGCATCCATAATAGATGATAAGTCGATCCCTTTTCACAATGGTGTAATTACCGCAAAACAGTTAGATAACGTGATGGATATTAGTTCCAAAGGAGTTGAAACATTGCACCTTGTACAAACAACTTTGAAAGACTCTAGAGAAGTAgcggaattaaatttctctggTGAAAATGATGCGGTAATTGACGAGGTGCGAAATCGTAACAACGACAAACGTATATATAAGTCTCAATGTAATGAAGATTTAATGGTTTCAACTACTTGTATTGAAATGATTGAACAAGTGTGCGAATCTCAATATAATGAGGATTTAACGGATTTGACTACTTATACGATTAACCAGATGTGTGATAGTAATGTTGATAATGATGGTAAAAGTCGCGCGGAAGAAGAATCGAAAATCTTTGTTACCGAAACAGctattaaaatcgaaaaaatgattgattcTAACACCAAAAGTGCACCCGAAGTCAGAATAGACGTTCCTAAgattgaaaatgtaattaacaaAGACAAAGTAAGTAATTGTAATATCGAAAGTTCTATTACAATTGCAAAAACGAATAATAGCGACAATGGTACTTGCaaaattgatgataaattaaaaagttccgCCACTGAGATTGCCGAAAAAGTTGAGACTATGCTTAATTATGATATCGAGAATAGAGACGTAAGTCAAATATCAATCGGAAACGAAACATCTCGATGGACATCAAGCAAAAGCAATATCGAGATGTCGAGCCATTTGTGTCTCAATGATCATAATTACGTTCAGAATCCTCCTCTTGTAAACGCCTCCGGTCTCAATACTATTCGAGAGTCATCCGTGAGTTCACAATATTGCGAAACTATGCTAGAAGCAGCAACGTTAAAAGAAACGAAAGCGAAAGAAAAGATGGACATTTCATTGACGGTCGATGTCAAGAAGACGATGTCATCTATAGTGAAGAACAAAAAGAACCAACAGAGTAAAGGGGTAGTGATTTTGCGTCGACGAAGAGCCGTAATGTTGAGCGATAGTAACGCATCTATGACTGTTCTGATAAATGCAAAAACATCTTCTAACATCAATAgcaataatgtaaattgtaataatgaatCCGCATTGAAGCCGCGGGCCTGTAAAGCATCGCGCGCGTGTAAATAA
- the LOC126855258 gene encoding novel acetylcholine receptor chaperone: MGSIVLKSLSVLLGIFFVFVGTMKLTSHISKDLHKDLRKEYVKYAKVFPLSGTLDFKVPSKWYRRVVGSLEIICGLAMAIIPSHKVKNLSNTVLLLLMLMAVYSHYMVNDKFERIAPALVFFFMLTGRLVIDWQLRREDTQSVTANGVDDKIKKQD, from the exons ATGGGCTCTATAGTGCTCAAGTCGCTCTCGGTGCTGCTCGGAATATTCTTCGTCTTCGTCGGCACTATGAAGCTCACGTCGCACATCAGCAAAGATCTGCACAAAGATTTG AGAAAAGAGTATGTCAAATACGCAAAAGTGTTCCCCCTTTCGGGGACGCTCGACTTCAAAGTGCCTAGCAAGTGGTACCGAAGAGTCGTTGGCTCGCTCGAGATTATCTGCGGACTCGCCATGGCGATTATTCCAAGTC ACAAAGTTAAGAACTTATCGAATACAGTGCTGCTTCTTTTGATGCTGATGGCCGTGTACTCTCATTACATGGTCAACGATAAATTCGAGAGGATTGCCCCGGCACTG GTATTCTTCTTTATGCTGACGGGGCGATTGGTAATCGACTGGCAGCTGAGACGAGAAGATACGCAATCGGTGACGGCAAATGGCGtcgatgataaaattaagaagCAAGACTGA
- the LOC126855222 gene encoding uncharacterized protein LOC126855222 isoform X1, which translates to MEDDIDIYADLPSFNLNLDKNDQLCNCEKLKKELGSIKSKFENIQKIKEKLEKNLFSLLKTAKAEIARKDKMISDLRKRLDDATFRRNNKGESRDFSAHRSLYQQHTMVEKYDNAPLMHLQEDETILHKTEFHRNEHKNKKPQYDVQLPTVFAERLHKRITKDEKEDAKSQRNSLKLDVEANLKGISEENIVESDKENGSQSNINNNDNESNTVIRHSLSDSENPCRKNSGKRMNEEDGTCGNKRLKIDDDESKIVTDEIDYDCTVRYELKDNLAQYEMKDNFAKFEDRLNAVHPLKEGKILLDERRAVSEHQDMAKQSRDYINGWKREEKSNSRIASNRVLDEPSGYKKSGYIYNLSRSYSRNRSDYDSSSGHRLRERSNRTYRNNRKYDDYKYDNQYRTKRDYRLKRNYESMENESKTIHRNREHGDVAWDKSKHSSSDVEDKERNSSYKNKRYENRRIKETAANILHNKGLHESDKAAADINFRASSGCTLNNTVNHRVKKITEQDKTKNESNIKFINSTEVSSTSTCVEMKDSNNLEEGEIVDSPEKKIDSAKISKDHKMIENDVKIVLIENKHKDVPVIASIIDDKSIPFHNGVITAKQLDNVMDISSKGVETLHLVQTTLKDSREVAELNFSGENDAVIDEVRNRNNDKRIYKSQCNEDLMVSTTCIEMIEQVCESQYNEDLTDLTTYTINQMCDSNVDNDGKSRAEEESKIFVTETAIKIEKMIDSNTKSAPEVRIDVPKIENVINKDKVSNCNIESSITIAKTNNSDNGTCKIDDKLKSSATEIAEKVETMLNYDIENRDVSQISIGNETSRWTSSKSNIEMSSHLCLNDHNYVQNPPLVNASGLNTIRESSVSSQYCETMLEAATLKETKAKEKMDISLTVDVKKTMSSIVKNKKNQQSKGVVILRRRRAVMLSDSNASMTVLINAKTSSNINSNNVNCNNESALKPRACKASRACK; encoded by the exons atggaGGATGACATTGATATTTATGCAGATTTACCGAGTTTCAATttaaatcttgataaaaat GATCAACTTTGTAATtgcgaaaaattaaagaaagaactTGGTTCAATCAAgagtaaatttgaaaatattcagaagatcaaggaaaaattggagaaaaatCTATTCTCTTTATTGAAAACTGCAAAAGCTGAAATTGCACGGAAGGACAAGATGATAAGCGATCTTAGAAAGCG ATTGGACGATGCAACTTTTAGAAGAAATAACAAAGGTGAATCTCGGGATTTTTCTGCTCATAGATCATTGTATCAACAGCATACAATGGTCGAAAAATATGACAATGCTCCTTTAATGCATTTGCAAGAGGATGAGACTATATTGCATAAAACTGAATTTCATCGCAacgaacataaaaataaaaagccaCAATATGATGTTCAACTGCCCACAGTATTTGCAGAGAGATTACATAAAAGAATTACAAAAGATGAGAAAGAAGACGCAAAGTCACAAAGAAACTCATTGAAGCTTGATGTAGAAGCTAATTTAAAAGGGATTTCCGAAGAAAATATTGTGGAAAGTGATAAGGAGAATGGATCtcaatctaatataaataataacgacaATGAATCTAATACTGTCATACGACACTCTCTCTCTGATTCAg AAAATCCATGCAGAAAGAATTCGGGAAAGAGGATGAATGAAGAAGACGGTACGTGTGGGAATAAGCGTTTAAAGATCGACGATGACGAAAGCAAGATCGTGACCGATGAAATTGATTACGATTGTACTGTGCGGTATGAATTGAAAGACAACCTTGCGCAATATGagatgaaagataattttgcaaagttCGAGGATCGACTAAATGCCGTCCATCCTCTTAAAGAGGGAAAAATTTTACTCGACGAACGTAGAGCCGTTTCAGAGCATCAAGATATGGCGAAACAGAGTcgagattatataaatggtTGGAAAAGGGAAGAGAAGAGTAATTCTCGTATTGCTTCGAATCGCGTCCTGGATGAGCCTAGTGGTTACAAGAAGAGTggctacatatataatttgtcgaGAAGTTATTCTAGAAACAGGAGTGATTATGATAGTTCGAGCGGCCACCGTTTACGAGAAAGATCAAATAGgacatatagaaataataggaAATATGATGATTATAAATACGATAATCAATATAGAACAAAAAGAGACTATAGATTAAAGAGGAACTACGAAAGCATGGAAAATGAAAGTAAAACAATACATAGGAATAGAGAACATGGTGATGTGGCGTGGGATAAATCCAAACACTCGTCGAGCGATGTTGAAGACAAGGAAAGAAATAGTTCGTACAAGAATAAGAGGTACGAGAATCGCAGAATAAAAGAGACAGCAgcaaatattttgcacaaCAAAGGTTTGCATGAAAGTGATAAAGCTGCGGCGGATATAAATTTCCGGGCGTCTTCTGGTTgcactttaaataatacagtGAATCACAGAGTGAAAAAAATCACGGAACAGGATAAGACAAAGaatgaatcaaatattaaatttataaattcgacAGAAGTAAGTAGTACATCGACATGTGTCGAGATGAAGGACTCGAATAATCTGGAGGAAGGCGAAATTGTAGATAGTCCtgagaagaaaattgattctGCGAAAATCTCCAAAGAtcataaaatgattgaaaatgatgtaaaaattgttCTAATTGAGAATAAACACAAAGACGTCCCTGTGATTGCATCCATAATAGATGATAAGTCGATCCCTTTTCACAATGGTGTAATTACCGCAAAACAGTTAGATAACGTGATGGATATTAGTTCCAAAGGAGTTGAAACATTGCACCTTGTACAAACAACTTTGAAAGACTCTAGAGAAGTAgcggaattaaatttctctggTGAAAATGATGCGGTAATTGACGAGGTGCGAAATCGTAACAACGACAAACGTATATATAAGTCTCAATGTAATGAAGATTTAATGGTTTCAACTACTTGTATTGAAATGATTGAACAAGTGTGCGAATCTCAATATAATGAGGATTTAACGGATTTGACTACTTATACGATTAACCAGATGTGTGATAGTAATGTTGATAATGATGGTAAAAGTCGCGCGGAAGAAGAATCGAAAATCTTTGTTACCGAAACAGctattaaaatcgaaaaaatgattgattcTAACACCAAAAGTGCACCCGAAGTCAGAATAGACGTTCCTAAgattgaaaatgtaattaacaaAGACAAAGTAAGTAATTGTAATATCGAAAGTTCTATTACAATTGCAAAAACGAATAATAGCGACAATGGTACTTGCaaaattgatgataaattaaaaagttccgCCACTGAGATTGCCGAAAAAGTTGAGACTATGCTTAATTATGATATCGAGAATAGAGACGTAAGTCAAATATCAATCGGAAACGAAACATCTCGATGGACATCAAGCAAAAGCAATATCGAGATGTCGAGCCATTTGTGTCTCAATGATCATAATTACGTTCAGAATCCTCCTCTTGTAAACGCCTCCGGTCTCAATACTATTCGAGAGTCATCCGTGAGTTCACAATATTGCGAAACTATGCTAGAAGCAGCAACGTTAAAAGAAACGAAAGCGAAAGAAAAGATGGACATTTCATTGACGGTCGATGTCAAGAAGACGATGTCATCTATAGTGAAGAACAAAAAGAACCAACAGAGTAAAGGGGTAGTGATTTTGCGTCGACGAAGAGCCGTAATGTTGAGCGATAGTAACGCATCTATGACTGTTCTGATAAATGCAAAAACATCTTCTAACATCAATAgcaataatgtaaattgtaataatgaatCCGCATTGAAGCCGCGGGCCTGTAAAGCATCGCGCGCGTGTAAATAA
- the LOC126855222 gene encoding uncharacterized protein LOC126855222 isoform X3 has product MVEKYDNAPLMHLQEDETILHKTEFHRNEHKNKKPQYDVQLPTVFAERLHKRITKDEKEDAKSQRNSLKLDVEANLKGISEENIVESDKENGSQSNINNNDNESNTVIRHSLSDSENPCRKNSGKRMNEEDGTCGNKRLKIDDDESKIVTDEIDYDCTVRYELKDNLAQYEMKDNFAKFEDRLNAVHPLKEGKILLDERRAVSEHQDMAKQSRDYINGWKREEKSNSRIASNRVLDEPSGYKKSGYIYNLSRSYSRNRSDYDSSSGHRLRERSNRTYRNNRKYDDYKYDNQYRTKRDYRLKRNYESMENESKTIHRNREHGDVAWDKSKHSSSDVEDKERNSSYKNKRYENRRIKETAANILHNKGLHESDKAAADINFRASSGCTLNNTVNHRVKKITEQDKTKNESNIKFINSTEVSSTSTCVEMKDSNNLEEGEIVDSPEKKIDSAKISKDHKMIENDVKIVLIENKHKDVPVIASIIDDKSIPFHNGVITAKQLDNVMDISSKGVETLHLVQTTLKDSREVAELNFSGENDAVIDEVRNRNNDKRIYKSQCNEDLMVSTTCIEMIEQVCESQYNEDLTDLTTYTINQMCDSNVDNDGKSRAEEESKIFVTETAIKIEKMIDSNTKSAPEVRIDVPKIENVINKDKVSNCNIESSITIAKTNNSDNGTCKIDDKLKSSATEIAEKVETMLNYDIENRDVSQISIGNETSRWTSSKSNIEMSSHLCLNDHNYVQNPPLVNASGLNTIRESSVSSQYCETMLEAATLKETKAKEKMDISLTVDVKKTMSSIVKNKKNQQSKGVVILRRRRAVMLSDSNASMTVLINAKTSSNINSNNVNCNNESALKPRACKASRACK; this is encoded by the exons ATGGTCGAAAAATATGACAATGCTCCTTTAATGCATTTGCAAGAGGATGAGACTATATTGCATAAAACTGAATTTCATCGCAacgaacataaaaataaaaagccaCAATATGATGTTCAACTGCCCACAGTATTTGCAGAGAGATTACATAAAAGAATTACAAAAGATGAGAAAGAAGACGCAAAGTCACAAAGAAACTCATTGAAGCTTGATGTAGAAGCTAATTTAAAAGGGATTTCCGAAGAAAATATTGTGGAAAGTGATAAGGAGAATGGATCtcaatctaatataaataataacgacaATGAATCTAATACTGTCATACGACACTCTCTCTCTGATTCAg AAAATCCATGCAGAAAGAATTCGGGAAAGAGGATGAATGAAGAAGACGGTACGTGTGGGAATAAGCGTTTAAAGATCGACGATGACGAAAGCAAGATCGTGACCGATGAAATTGATTACGATTGTACTGTGCGGTATGAATTGAAAGACAACCTTGCGCAATATGagatgaaagataattttgcaaagttCGAGGATCGACTAAATGCCGTCCATCCTCTTAAAGAGGGAAAAATTTTACTCGACGAACGTAGAGCCGTTTCAGAGCATCAAGATATGGCGAAACAGAGTcgagattatataaatggtTGGAAAAGGGAAGAGAAGAGTAATTCTCGTATTGCTTCGAATCGCGTCCTGGATGAGCCTAGTGGTTACAAGAAGAGTggctacatatataatttgtcgaGAAGTTATTCTAGAAACAGGAGTGATTATGATAGTTCGAGCGGCCACCGTTTACGAGAAAGATCAAATAGgacatatagaaataataggaAATATGATGATTATAAATACGATAATCAATATAGAACAAAAAGAGACTATAGATTAAAGAGGAACTACGAAAGCATGGAAAATGAAAGTAAAACAATACATAGGAATAGAGAACATGGTGATGTGGCGTGGGATAAATCCAAACACTCGTCGAGCGATGTTGAAGACAAGGAAAGAAATAGTTCGTACAAGAATAAGAGGTACGAGAATCGCAGAATAAAAGAGACAGCAgcaaatattttgcacaaCAAAGGTTTGCATGAAAGTGATAAAGCTGCGGCGGATATAAATTTCCGGGCGTCTTCTGGTTgcactttaaataatacagtGAATCACAGAGTGAAAAAAATCACGGAACAGGATAAGACAAAGaatgaatcaaatattaaatttataaattcgacAGAAGTAAGTAGTACATCGACATGTGTCGAGATGAAGGACTCGAATAATCTGGAGGAAGGCGAAATTGTAGATAGTCCtgagaagaaaattgattctGCGAAAATCTCCAAAGAtcataaaatgattgaaaatgatgtaaaaattgttCTAATTGAGAATAAACACAAAGACGTCCCTGTGATTGCATCCATAATAGATGATAAGTCGATCCCTTTTCACAATGGTGTAATTACCGCAAAACAGTTAGATAACGTGATGGATATTAGTTCCAAAGGAGTTGAAACATTGCACCTTGTACAAACAACTTTGAAAGACTCTAGAGAAGTAgcggaattaaatttctctggTGAAAATGATGCGGTAATTGACGAGGTGCGAAATCGTAACAACGACAAACGTATATATAAGTCTCAATGTAATGAAGATTTAATGGTTTCAACTACTTGTATTGAAATGATTGAACAAGTGTGCGAATCTCAATATAATGAGGATTTAACGGATTTGACTACTTATACGATTAACCAGATGTGTGATAGTAATGTTGATAATGATGGTAAAAGTCGCGCGGAAGAAGAATCGAAAATCTTTGTTACCGAAACAGctattaaaatcgaaaaaatgattgattcTAACACCAAAAGTGCACCCGAAGTCAGAATAGACGTTCCTAAgattgaaaatgtaattaacaaAGACAAAGTAAGTAATTGTAATATCGAAAGTTCTATTACAATTGCAAAAACGAATAATAGCGACAATGGTACTTGCaaaattgatgataaattaaaaagttccgCCACTGAGATTGCCGAAAAAGTTGAGACTATGCTTAATTATGATATCGAGAATAGAGACGTAAGTCAAATATCAATCGGAAACGAAACATCTCGATGGACATCAAGCAAAAGCAATATCGAGATGTCGAGCCATTTGTGTCTCAATGATCATAATTACGTTCAGAATCCTCCTCTTGTAAACGCCTCCGGTCTCAATACTATTCGAGAGTCATCCGTGAGTTCACAATATTGCGAAACTATGCTAGAAGCAGCAACGTTAAAAGAAACGAAAGCGAAAGAAAAGATGGACATTTCATTGACGGTCGATGTCAAGAAGACGATGTCATCTATAGTGAAGAACAAAAAGAACCAACAGAGTAAAGGGGTAGTGATTTTGCGTCGACGAAGAGCCGTAATGTTGAGCGATAGTAACGCATCTATGACTGTTCTGATAAATGCAAAAACATCTTCTAACATCAATAgcaataatgtaaattgtaataatgaatCCGCATTGAAGCCGCGGGCCTGTAAAGCATCGCGCGCGTGTAAATAA